A window from Flavobacterium gyeonganense encodes these proteins:
- a CDS encoding helix-turn-helix domain-containing protein, with protein MSIFLQGITEDEFKSIISDCFKQEIQTLIKEQKENPTQKSSILLSRKETAQKLGVSLVTLHAWSNSEKKILPSYLIGTRVRYKLEDIENLLSSPRYKSFQNVK; from the coding sequence ATGTCAATTTTTTTACAAGGAATAACGGAAGACGAATTCAAAAGTATTATTTCTGATTGTTTTAAACAGGAAATACAAACGCTAATTAAGGAGCAAAAGGAAAATCCAACTCAAAAGTCTAGCATTTTATTATCGAGAAAAGAAACGGCTCAAAAGCTAGGAGTTTCCTTAGTCACTCTCCATGCTTGGAGTAATTCTGAAAAAAAGATACTCCCAAGTTATCTTATAGGAACACGTGTAAGATATAAGCTTGAAGATATAGAAAATTTGTTGTCAAGTCCTAGGTATAAATCTTTTCAAAATGTTAAATAG
- a CDS encoding phage integrase SAM-like domain-containing protein, producing the protein MATLKFYIKTKGNPSNIYVRFIQGREIDCYARTNILIDPKLWSDKKNDLKPLVDNETKELYRSRIDELKNVIIKSFNKDFSDGNLINSKWLSSLIDSHYKRPTNENDYRIFFVPFIEKFADESENRINLKTGKKISYRTIQKYRTTVKQIKEFEEKQNMKFKLTDINLEFHKNYTAYLKLELKYSNTMIEKIISQIKGFVLEAKERGYEVNNDIESKKFSFARDEPIDTFLNENEIDLIFNLDLSGNESLSNARDWIIFGVWTGLRVSDLNRIHQFQFSKDTIIISETEKNSANVEIPLHSQVKATLEKREGNFQKRFQSRS; encoded by the coding sequence ATGGCTACTTTAAAATTTTATATTAAAACAAAAGGAAATCCTTCTAATATCTATGTTAGATTTATTCAAGGACGTGAAATAGATTGTTACGCTAGAACAAATATTTTGATTGATCCAAAACTATGGAGTGATAAGAAGAATGATTTAAAACCATTGGTTGATAATGAAACTAAAGAATTATATAGATCACGAATTGATGAGCTAAAGAATGTTATTATCAAAAGCTTTAATAAAGATTTTAGTGATGGAAATCTAATTAATTCAAAGTGGTTAAGTAGTTTGATTGATAGCCATTATAAAAGACCTACTAATGAGAATGATTACAGAATTTTCTTTGTTCCGTTTATAGAAAAATTTGCAGACGAATCTGAAAATAGAATAAATCTAAAAACAGGAAAAAAAATATCATACAGAACAATTCAAAAATATAGAACAACAGTAAAACAGATAAAAGAATTTGAGGAAAAGCAAAATATGAAATTTAAGCTTACTGATATAAATTTGGAATTTCATAAAAATTATACAGCTTATTTAAAGTTAGAATTGAAATATTCTAACACAATGATTGAAAAAATAATAAGCCAGATTAAAGGATTTGTTTTAGAAGCAAAAGAAAGGGGATATGAAGTTAATAATGATATTGAAAGCAAAAAGTTTAGTTTTGCTAGAGATGAACCTATTGATACGTTTCTTAATGAGAATGAAATTGATTTAATTTTTAATTTAGATTTATCGGGTAATGAATCTTTAAGCAATGCACGAGACTGGATAATCTTTGGTGTCTGGACTGGTTTAAGAGTTTCCGATCTTAATCGAATTCATCAATTTCAATTTTCAAAAGATACGATTATAATATCCGAGACAGAGAAAAATTCTGCTAACGTTGAAATTCCATTACATAGTCAGGTTAAAGCTACTCTTGAAAAAAGGGAGGGGAACTTCCAAAAGCGATTTCAATCCAGAAGTTAA